The proteins below are encoded in one region of Triticum aestivum cultivar Chinese Spring chromosome 1B, IWGSC CS RefSeq v2.1, whole genome shotgun sequence:
- the LOC123114286 gene encoding translation initiation factor IF-2: MSVSKIVLYYRWSPPLPWRSRGRPWEGTLAPPPPSLRPIPPPSPPPVASPAKGRVAQAAAGRLSPSRGWLASRGGLPCSVASGAGVPLLRPPSSAPLPGGQPASPPLLLPLDLGSWGSGGPGRAGGGSGAPYPDPAGGGGWRLQGRPAAPFRWWCCSRGSSSLVGWLGSGWTWPGHGDAGGVVRAAVLLLDPAGSVVGGWPAVRGTGGACPAAPALGARRATRVGQRPGVAAAPVVGDDMGRSRWPTGVVAASRWLDGSVRGNGRLLWRRFVCVRAASSFTPSPRHPGATPIIGLVLSQLRSTAHLALVAAGQSSSRARCSRTELVSRTM, from the coding sequence ATGAGTGTATCAAAAATAGTCCTATATTACAGGTGGTCTCCTCCCCTCCCGTGGCGCTCCCGCGGGCGCCCCTGGGagggaaccctagcgccgccgcccccgtcccttcGCCCCatccctcctccctcgccgccgccggtggcgtcgccggccaaAGGCCGcgtggcgcaggcggcggcggggcggctctctCCCTCGCGCGGGTGGCTGGCGTCGCGGGGCGGCCTCCCCTGCTCGGTGGCGTCGGGCGCCGGCGTGCCTCTGCTCCGGCCTCCCTCCTCCGCCCCGCTCCCTGGTGGCCAGCCGGCgtcgcctcctctcctcctccccctcgaCCTCGGCTCGTGGGGTTCTGGAGGCCCGGGGCGTGCTGGCGGCGGATCTGGCGCCCCCTACCCAGATCCGGCGGGTGGGGGCGGTTGGCGGCTTCAGGGGCGTCCGGCGGCTCCTTTCAGGTGGTGGTGCTGCAGCCGGGGCTCATCCTCTCTAGTGGGGTGGCTGGGCTCCGGCTGGACCTGGCCAGGGCATGGAGACGCGGGGGGTGTGGTGCGCGCGGCTGTTCTCTTgctggatccggccggatctgtcgTTGGGGGCTGGCCGGCGGTGCGTGGTACCggtggtgcgtgcccggcggctccgGCGCTTGGAGCCCGCCGAGCGACGCGGGTAGGGCAGCGGCCGGGCGTGGCTGCTGCTCCGGTCGTGGGCGACGACATGGGTAGGTCTCGGTGGCCTACCGGTGTCGTGGCGGCTTCACGGTGGCTCGACGGATCTGTCCGCGGCAACGGCCGGCTCCTCTGGCGTCGGTTTGTCTGCGTTCGGGCCGCCTCGTCCTTCACCCCATCTCCTCGTCACCCGGGCGCTACTCCCATCATAGGGCTGGTCCTTTCCCAGCTGCGATCCACCGCTCATCTCGCGCTCGTTGCCGCCGGacagagctcgtctcgcgcacgatgcagcaggaccgagctcgtctcgcgcacgatgtAG
- the LOC123114279 gene encoding tryptophan aminotransferase-related protein 1 yields MARDNGDGLAAIAGRIGVLGSIALNIAALAIYLRGRAAAEKQASKKVKKAAAVAPSSGKPPVACDSVINLDHGDPTMFETFWRGPIGESATLVIPGYQTMSYFSDVGNLCWFLEPGFEREVRRLHSLVGNAAVEGYHVLVGTGSSQLFQAALYALALPIADAPVSVVSTTPFYSMYPPLTDFLNSGLYRWAGDANAFDGNDYIEVICSPNNPDGSIREAVLKSKSGKDIHDLAYYWPQYTPITHMLAHDIMLFTVSKCTGHAGTRIGWALVKDKEVAQKMSKFMEQSTIGVSKDAQLRAAKVLGAVTDGYEHQLAAAAGGDANLLFHYARRKMAHRWCALRAAVAASGIFSLPNEVAGFCTFTKDTVTSNPAFAWLRCEKQEVEDLESFLRENKIITRSGTKFGADQKVVRISMVDTDEAFGIFVNRLATIK; encoded by the exons ATGGCGAGGGATAATGGAGACGGGCTGGCGGCGATTGCCGGGCGGATCGGCGTGCTCGGGTCCATCGCGCTGAACATCGCGGCGCTGGCGATCTACCTCcgtggccgcgccgccgccgagaaGCAGGCCAGCAAGAAGGTGAAGAAGGCGGCGGCTGTGGCGCCGTCCTCCGGCAAGCCGCCCGTCGCGTGTGATTCGGTCATCAACTTGGATCA CGGTGATCCAACGATGTTTGAGACGTTTTGGCGCGGACCGATTGGCGAAAGTGCTACGTTGGTGATTCCAGGGTATCAAACGATGAGTTACTTCTCCGACGTCGGCAACCTCTGCTGGTTCCTCGAGCCAGGCTTCGAGCGTGAGGTGCGCCGCCTCCACAGCCTCGTCGGCAACGCCGCCGTCGAGGGCTACCACGTCCTTGTCGGCACCGGGTCCTCGCAGCTCTTCCAGGCCGCACTCTACGCGCTCGCCTTGCCCATTGCCGACGCGCCAGTCAGCGTCGTATCAACTACCCCCTTCTACTCC ATGTACCCGCCCTTGACGGACTTCCTCAACTCGGGGCTCTACCGATGGGCCGGCGACGCCAACGCATTCGATGGCAACGACTACATTGAGGTCATATGCTCACCGAACAACCCCGACGGCAGCATCCGCGAGGCCGTCCTCAAGTCCAAATCCGGCAAGGACATCCACGACCTGGCTTACTACTGGCCGCAGTACACTCCCATCACCCACATGCTCGCCCATGACATCATGCTCTTCACCGTGTCAAAGTGTACGGGCCACGCCGGCACGAGGATAGG GTGGGCGTTGGTGAAGGACAAGGAGGTGGCACAGAAAATGAGCAAGTTCATGGAGCAAAGCACCATAGGCGTGTCCAAGGACGCGCAGCTACGCGCCGCCAAGGTACTCGGGGCGGTCACCGATGGCTACGAGCACCAGCTTGCCGCCGCTGCCGGTGGGGACGCGAACCTCCTCTTCCATTACGCGCGGCGGAAGATGGCGCACCGCTGGTGTGCACTCCGTGCTGCCGTAGCAGCCTCCGGCATCTTTAGCCTCCCCAACGAGGTGGCCGGCTTCTGCACCTTCACCAAGGACACTGTCACCTCTAATCCTG CATTCGCATGGCTGCGCTGTGAGAAGCAAGAAGTGGAAGACCTAGAGAGCTTCTTGCGTGAGAACAAGATCATAACCCGCAGCGGGACTAAGTTCGGAGCTGATCAAAAGGTGGTCAGGATCAGTATGGTCGACACTGATGAAGCATTCGGCATATTCGTCAATCGCCTTGCCACCATAAAATGA